A genomic region of Metopolophium dirhodum isolate CAU chromosome 1, ASM1992520v1, whole genome shotgun sequence contains the following coding sequences:
- the LOC132935594 gene encoding cathepsin B-like cysteine proteinase 3, which translates to MAKILFLVSIMLLSFYLTEQAKSSHDGKSDIEAHTVKAGESFGLNSAKEENLMLLGTKEVDTKSKMLYKTRDPRYVIDNRNHKEFDARKRWPKCKTIGVVHNDGNTRWSWAYATTGAFADRMCIATNGNYNKLLSTEELIACSDVTFIGDAWKYFETNGLVSGGKYNTNDGCQPSKMPPIGNIPAYLHKHTCEKSCYGNNTVNYHHDHVKVRNHYNVVYKDIQKEVQTYGPVSVVFALYDDFFLYKSGVYTKTKNAKLIRNQYAKLIGWGVENGVDYWLLVNSWGHEWGQNGLFKIKRGTDECYVESWVYAGEPKIK; encoded by the exons ATGGCTAAGATTCTATTTTTGGTTTCCATAATGCTTCTAAGTTTTTACTTAACGGAACAAGCAAAATCATCACACGATGGCAAATCAGACATAGAAGCTCATACAGTGAAG GCCGGGGAAAGTTTTGGTCTCAATTCAGCGAAAGAAGAAAATTTGATGTTGTTGGGAACGAAAGAAGTTGATACTAAATCAAAGATGCTGTACAAAACCCGCGATCCCAGGTACGTAATAGACAACCGGAATCACAAGGAATTTGACGCAAGAAAACGCTGGCCCAAATGCAAAACGATTGGTGTAGTCCACAATGATGGAAACACCCGCTGGAGTtgg GCCTATGCCACCACCGGGGCATTCGCGGACAGAATGTGCATAGCGACTAATGGTAATTACAATAAACTTCTATCCACCGAAGAGCTGATTGCCTGCAGTGATGTAACTTTTATTGGTGATGCTTGGAAATATTTCGAAACTAACGGCTTGGTCTCCGGTGGGAAATACAACACTAACgat GGATGTCAACCTTCGAAAATGCCACCAATTGGTAACATACCAGCATATTTACACAAACATACATGTGAAAAGAGCTGTTACGGTAATAATACGGTCAATTATCACCATGACCACGTAAAAG TTAGAAACCACTATAATGTTGTATACAAAGATATTCAAAAGGAAGTGCAAACTTACGGTCCAGTGTCAGTAGTTTTCGCACTCTACGACGACTTTTTCCTTTACAAAAGTG GTGTTTacacaaaaactaaaaatgcaaaattgatACGAAATCAATATGCCAAGTTAATTGGATGGGGAGTCGAAAATGGTGTAGACTATTGGTTGTTGGTCAACTCTTGGGGACATGAATGGGGACAGAATGGACTTTTCAAAATCAAAAGAGGCACTGATGAATGCTACGTCGAAAGTTGGGTTTATGCAGGtgaacctaaaataaaataa